In one window of Polaromonas naphthalenivorans CJ2 DNA:
- the glpK gene encoding glycerol kinase GlpK, with protein MAYLLALDQGTSSSRSIVFDEEGRVVALAQRELPQIYPRPGWVEHDPMEIWRGQLATARQALASVGLAAWDIRAMGITNQRETTVLWNRRTGQPVHHAIVWQDRRAESTCAQLREQGHEALIQAKTGLLIDAYFSGTKLKWLLDNVAGVRAQAERGELAFGTIDSWLIWQLTGGTVHATDVSNASRTMLFNVRTNQWDAELLDLLGIPASLMPEVKPSSAHYGEVRPELLGHAIPIGGVAGDQQSALFGQACFRAGMAKNTYGTGCFLLMHTGAQFQASKNGLLTTSAAQTTAQTEFALEGSVFVGGAVVQWLRDGLHAIQGSAEVEALAQSVPDSGGVMMVPAFTGLGAPYWKPEARGTITGLTRGTTMAHIARAALESIAYQSAALLLAMSRDAVAAGAAPLAELRVDGGASSNDLLMQFQADLLGIPVIRPAVTETTALGAAWLAGLSSGVYGSTDELSSLWRAERTFLPTLSTGRAAELMAQWEHAVRQTVLA; from the coding sequence ATGGCCTATCTTCTCGCCCTCGATCAGGGAACCTCCAGTTCGCGAAGCATTGTGTTTGACGAAGAAGGCCGCGTGGTGGCGCTGGCCCAGCGGGAGTTGCCGCAGATTTATCCCAGGCCGGGCTGGGTCGAGCACGACCCGATGGAAATCTGGCGCGGCCAGCTGGCCACGGCGCGGCAGGCGCTGGCCAGCGTGGGCCTGGCCGCCTGGGACATCCGGGCGATGGGCATCACCAACCAGCGCGAAACCACGGTGCTCTGGAACCGCAGGACCGGCCAGCCGGTTCACCATGCCATCGTCTGGCAGGACCGGCGCGCCGAGTCCACCTGCGCGCAATTGCGCGAGCAAGGCCATGAAGCGCTGATTCAAGCCAAGACAGGGCTGCTCATCGACGCCTATTTTTCAGGCACCAAGCTCAAGTGGCTGCTCGACAACGTAGCCGGTGTGCGCGCGCAGGCCGAGCGCGGCGAACTGGCCTTTGGCACCATCGACAGCTGGCTGATCTGGCAGCTGACGGGCGGCACCGTGCATGCCACCGACGTCAGCAATGCCTCGCGAACGATGCTGTTCAATGTGCGTACCAACCAGTGGGATGCCGAACTGCTGGACCTGCTGGGCATTCCGGCGTCGCTGATGCCCGAGGTGAAGCCGTCCAGCGCGCACTACGGCGAGGTGCGGCCCGAGCTGCTGGGCCATGCTATCCCGATTGGTGGCGTCGCGGGCGACCAGCAAAGCGCGCTGTTCGGCCAGGCCTGCTTCAGGGCCGGCATGGCCAAGAACACCTACGGCACCGGCTGCTTCCTGCTGATGCACACCGGCGCGCAGTTCCAGGCGTCGAAGAACGGCCTGCTGACCACCAGCGCCGCCCAAACCACGGCGCAGACCGAATTCGCCCTGGAAGGCAGCGTATTCGTCGGCGGCGCGGTGGTGCAGTGGCTGCGCGACGGCCTGCACGCCATCCAGGGCAGCGCCGAGGTCGAGGCGCTGGCGCAAAGCGTTCCCGACTCGGGCGGCGTGATGATGGTGCCGGCCTTCACCGGCCTGGGCGCGCCCTACTGGAAACCCGAGGCGCGCGGCACCATCACCGGCCTGACGCGCGGCACGACCATGGCCCACATTGCGCGCGCGGCGCTGGAAAGCATCGCCTACCAGAGCGCCGCGCTGCTGCTGGCCATGAGCCGCGATGCTGTCGCCGCAGGCGCCGCGCCGCTGGCCGAGTTGCGCGTCGATGGCGGCGCCAGCAGCAACGACCTCCTGATGCAATTCCAGGCCGACCTGCTGGGCATTCCGGTGATCCGCCCGGCCGTGACCGAAACCACGGCGCTGGGTGCGGCCTGGCTGGCGGGCCTGTCCAGCGGCGTGTACGGCAGTACCGACGAGCTTTCCAGCCTGTGGCGCGCTGAACGCACCTTCCTGCCCACGCTCAGCACCGGGCGCGCAGCCGAACTGATGGCGCAATGGGAGCATGCGGTGCGGCAGACGGTGCTGGCGTAG
- a CDS encoding glycerol-3-phosphate dehydrogenase/oxidase produces the protein MAIDALPARTRRKNLIDRLAEPRHYDVAVIGGGATGLGVALDAAARGFSVVLVESHDFAKGTSSRATKLLHGGVRYLAQGNISLIREALHERSTLLANAPHLAQPLPFVMPCYKFWESPVYGLGLKMYDTLAGKDGLGDTEFLNRPETLAHLPTLQPQGLKGGVKYWDGQFDDARLALALARTAARQGALLVNYCAATKLIHEGGKLVGLCALDRETGHTHELHASCVVNATGVWVDRLRMQDGKAVECTTKPMVAPSQGVHIVVEREFLPTDHALLIPRTSDGRVLFAVPWLGKTILGTTDTPRHTLAREPLPFREEVDFLLRESARYLSRAPGRADIKSLWVGLRPLVKPTDDAAGSTKTLSREHTVLVSKSGLVTVTGGKWTTYRAMAGDVLEKCFAAGLLPARTGMPTDHLKLVGAQRSSVRISEAPGLHLYGSEAGAVQALRGADHELGGGLTEAMVRFAARHEYARTVEDVLARRSRLLFLDAALARTLAPAVAALLQQENGMDAKLQSFLALCDQYLSVPA, from the coding sequence ATGGCAATCGATGCCTTGCCGGCCCGCACACGGCGCAAGAACCTGATAGATCGGCTCGCCGAACCGCGTCATTACGATGTCGCCGTTATCGGCGGCGGGGCAACCGGCCTGGGCGTGGCGCTGGATGCTGCGGCAAGAGGGTTTTCCGTCGTGCTGGTCGAATCGCACGACTTTGCCAAAGGCACTTCGTCGCGCGCCACCAAGCTGCTGCATGGCGGCGTCCGCTATCTGGCGCAGGGCAATATTTCGCTGATCCGCGAAGCCTTGCATGAACGCTCGACGCTGCTGGCCAACGCGCCGCACCTGGCGCAGCCGCTGCCTTTTGTCATGCCTTGCTACAAATTCTGGGAATCGCCTGTTTATGGACTAGGGCTCAAGATGTATGACACCCTGGCCGGGAAGGATGGGCTGGGCGATACCGAATTCCTGAACCGCCCCGAAACCCTGGCGCACCTGCCAACGCTCCAGCCGCAAGGCTTGAAGGGCGGCGTCAAGTACTGGGACGGCCAGTTTGACGACGCGCGGCTGGCCCTGGCGCTGGCCCGAACCGCTGCCCGGCAGGGTGCGCTGCTGGTCAATTACTGCGCCGCCACCAAGCTGATCCATGAGGGCGGCAAGCTGGTCGGGCTGTGCGCGCTGGACCGGGAAACGGGCCATACCCACGAATTGCATGCCAGCTGCGTGGTCAATGCCACGGGTGTCTGGGTTGACCGGCTGCGGATGCAGGACGGCAAGGCCGTGGAATGCACGACCAAACCGATGGTCGCCCCCAGCCAGGGCGTGCATATCGTGGTGGAGCGTGAGTTTTTGCCCACCGACCATGCCCTGCTGATTCCCAGAACGTCTGATGGCCGGGTCTTGTTCGCCGTGCCCTGGCTGGGAAAAACCATTCTTGGCACGACCGATACGCCGCGCCACACCTTGGCGCGCGAACCGCTGCCGTTCCGGGAAGAGGTCGATTTCCTCCTGCGCGAGTCGGCCCGCTACCTGAGCCGCGCGCCAGGCCGGGCCGACATCAAGAGCCTCTGGGTCGGACTGCGGCCGCTGGTCAAGCCGACTGACGATGCTGCCGGCAGCACCAAGACGCTGTCGCGCGAACACACCGTGCTGGTCAGCAAGAGCGGCCTGGTCACGGTGACGGGCGGCAAATGGACAACTTACCGCGCCATGGCGGGCGACGTGCTGGAAAAATGCTTTGCCGCCGGGCTGCTGCCGGCGCGTACCGGAATGCCGACAGACCATCTCAAGCTGGTGGGTGCCCAGCGCTCCAGCGTCAGGATCAGCGAGGCGCCTGGGTTGCACCTGTATGGAAGCGAAGCCGGCGCGGTGCAGGCCTTGCGGGGCGCCGATCATGAATTGGGCGGTGGCCTGACCGAGGCCATGGTTCGGTTTGCCGCCCGCCATGAATATGCGCGTACCGTGGAGGATGTGCTGGCCCGGCGCTCGCGGCTGTTGTTCCTGGACGCGGCACTGGCGCGCACCCTGGCGCCGGCAGTGGCAGCCCTGCTCCAGCAGGAAAACGGGATGGACGCAAAACTGCAGTCCTTTTTGGCGCTGTGCGATCAGTATTTGAGCGTGCCAGCCTGA
- the rplN gene encoding 50S ribosomal protein L14, with amino-acid sequence MIQTQSKLDVADNTGAKSVMCIKVLGGSKRRYASVGDVIKVSIKEAAPRGRVKKGEVYSAVVVRTAKGIRRGDGSLVKFDGNAAVLLNAKLEPIGTRIFGPVTRELRTEKFMKIVSLAPEVL; translated from the coding sequence ATGATTCAAACGCAATCCAAACTCGATGTTGCTGACAACACGGGTGCCAAATCCGTGATGTGCATCAAGGTGCTGGGCGGATCCAAGCGCCGGTACGCCAGCGTTGGTGATGTCATCAAGGTGAGCATCAAAGAAGCCGCTCCACGTGGCCGCGTCAAAAAAGGCGAGGTTTACAGTGCTGTGGTCGTTCGCACCGCCAAGGGCATCCGCCGTGGTGATGGCTCGCTCGTCAAATTCGACGGCAATGCAGCAGTGCTGCTCAATGCCAAGCTGGAGCCTATCGGCACCCGTATCTTTGGACCAGTGACGCGCGAGCTGCGCACTGAAAAGTTCATGAAGATCGTGTCCTTGGCTCCTGAAGTTCTGTAA
- the rplX gene encoding 50S ribosomal protein L24, which yields MNKIRKGDEIIVITGRDKGKRGTISLRVDDSYVLVDGINLVKKHTKPNPLKGTTGGIVEKSMPIHQSNVAIFNAASGKADRVGIKLLADGKKTRVFKSSGEEIKAA from the coding sequence ATGAACAAAATTCGCAAAGGCGACGAGATCATCGTGATCACCGGTCGCGACAAGGGCAAGCGCGGCACGATTTCGCTGCGCGTTGACGACAGCTATGTGCTGGTGGACGGGATCAACCTGGTGAAAAAACACACCAAGCCCAATCCGCTCAAAGGCACCACAGGTGGCATTGTTGAAAAAAGCATGCCGATTCACCAGTCCAACGTCGCCATTTTCAATGCGGCTTCGGGCAAGGCGGATCGTGTTGGTATCAAGTTGTTGGCTGACGGCAAGAAAACGCGCGTCTTCAAGTCCAGCGGCGAAGAAATTAAGGCTGCATAA
- the rplE gene encoding 50S ribosomal protein L5 translates to MARLQDQYREKIAPALIEKFGYTTPMQVPRITKITLNMGVSEAVADKKVMDNAVADMAKIAGQKPVVTKAKKAIAGFKIREDLPIGCMVTLRGVQMYEFLDRFVTVALPRVRDFRGISGRAFDGRGNYNIGVKEQIIFPEIEYDKVDALRGLNISITTTAKTDEECKALLTAFRFPFKN, encoded by the coding sequence ATGGCACGCTTGCAAGATCAATACCGCGAGAAAATCGCGCCAGCCCTGATTGAAAAATTCGGCTACACGACACCCATGCAGGTGCCGCGCATCACCAAGATCACGCTCAACATGGGTGTGAGCGAGGCGGTTGCCGACAAGAAAGTCATGGACAACGCCGTGGCCGACATGGCCAAGATCGCAGGCCAGAAGCCTGTGGTGACCAAGGCCAAGAAGGCCATCGCCGGTTTCAAGATCCGCGAAGACTTGCCGATTGGCTGCATGGTCACGCTGCGCGGCGTGCAGATGTATGAATTCCTCGACCGTTTCGTGACCGTGGCTTTGCCCCGCGTCCGTGACTTCCGCGGTATTTCTGGTCGCGCCTTCGATGGCCGCGGCAACTACAACATCGGCGTTAAAGAGCAGATCATTTTCCCTGAAATCGAGTACGACAAGGTTGACGCCTTGCGCGGTCTCAATATCAGCATTACCACAACGGCCAAGACCGATGAAGAGTGCAAAGCGCTTCTCACCGCCTTCCGTTTTCCGTTCAAGAACTGA
- the rpsN gene encoding 30S ribosomal protein S14 codes for MAKQALLQRELKRDKLVAKFAKKHAEFKAIANDFKRTDDERALARLELQKLPRNANPTRQRNRCAITGRPRGTFRQFGLARAKIRELAFAGDIPGITKASW; via the coding sequence ATGGCAAAACAAGCATTACTGCAACGTGAACTGAAGCGCGACAAGCTCGTCGCCAAGTTTGCCAAGAAACACGCTGAATTCAAGGCAATCGCCAATGATTTCAAGCGCACCGACGACGAACGCGCCCTGGCCCGTCTGGAGTTGCAAAAGTTGCCCCGCAACGCCAACCCGACGCGTCAGCGCAATCGCTGTGCCATCACGGGTCGTCCGCGTGGCACGTTCCGTCAATTCGGTTTGGCTCGCGCCAAAATTCGCGAATTGGCTTTTGCTGGTGATATCCCTGGTATCACCAAGGCAAGCTGGTAA
- the rpsH gene encoding 30S ribosomal protein S8 produces MSMSDPIADMLTRIRNAQMVEKAVVLVPSSKVKVAIAQVLKDEGYIDGFSVKANDGKPQLEIALKYYAGRPVIERIERVSRPGLRVYKGHGAIPQVMNGLGVAIVTTPQGVMTDRKARATGTGGEVLCYVA; encoded by the coding sequence ATGAGTATGAGTGATCCTATCGCCGACATGCTGACACGCATCCGCAATGCACAAATGGTTGAAAAAGCTGTTGTGCTGGTGCCTTCGTCAAAAGTCAAAGTCGCCATTGCACAGGTTCTGAAGGATGAGGGCTACATTGATGGCTTCTCCGTCAAGGCTAACGATGGCAAGCCCCAACTGGAAATCGCCCTGAAGTATTACGCAGGCCGCCCCGTGATTGAGCGCATCGAGCGCGTCAGCCGCCCCGGTCTTCGTGTGTACAAAGGTCATGGCGCCATTCCCCAGGTCATGAATGGCCTTGGTGTGGCAATTGTCACGACGCCCCAGGGTGTCATGACCGATCGCAAAGCACGCGCTACCGGTACCGGTGGCGAAGTGTTGTGCTACGTGGCCTAA
- the rplF gene encoding 50S ribosomal protein L6, which translates to MSRVAKMPVAIPEGVEIAIKDTQINVKGALGALALAQNAHVVIASNDGKLTFVPANDSRQANAMSGTMRQLVNNMVVGVTKGFQKKLNLVGVGFKAQAQGDKLNLTVGYSHPVVMAMPAGITVATPTPTEVVIKGSDRQRVGQIAAEVRAVRPPEPYKGKGIRYSDEKITIKETKKK; encoded by the coding sequence ATGTCTCGTGTAGCAAAAATGCCGGTCGCCATACCCGAAGGTGTGGAAATCGCAATCAAAGACACCCAGATCAATGTCAAGGGCGCCTTGGGCGCCTTGGCACTGGCACAGAACGCCCATGTTGTTATCGCAAGTAACGACGGCAAGCTGACTTTTGTACCAGCCAATGATTCCCGCCAAGCCAATGCCATGAGCGGCACGATGCGTCAGCTCGTGAACAACATGGTGGTCGGTGTCACCAAGGGTTTTCAGAAAAAGCTGAACCTGGTCGGCGTGGGTTTCAAGGCCCAGGCTCAAGGTGACAAGCTGAACCTCACAGTGGGCTATTCCCACCCTGTGGTGATGGCCATGCCTGCGGGCATCACGGTTGCAACCCCAACGCCCACCGAAGTGGTCATCAAGGGTTCTGATCGCCAACGTGTAGGCCAGATTGCCGCTGAAGTGCGTGCAGTTCGTCCTCCCGAGCCTTACAAAGGCAAGGGCATCCGTTATTCGGATGAAAAAATCACGATCAAAGAAACCAAGAAGAAATAA
- the rplR gene encoding 50S ribosomal protein L18 has protein sequence MLTKKEQRLRRSRQTRIRIANQGVARLSVNRTNLHIYASVISGDGTKVLASASTAEVEVRNEIGGSGKGGNVAAAQAIGKRIAEKAKAAGVEKVAFDRAGFAYHGRVKALADAAREAGLQF, from the coding sequence ATGTTGACCAAAAAAGAGCAGCGCCTTCGTCGTTCACGCCAGACCCGCATCCGCATTGCCAATCAAGGCGTTGCCCGTCTGTCCGTGAATCGCACCAATCTGCATATTTACGCCAGTGTTATTTCTGGCGACGGCACCAAGGTTCTGGCGTCTGCTTCCACTGCTGAAGTGGAAGTGCGCAATGAAATTGGCGGCTCGGGCAAGGGTGGAAATGTTGCTGCTGCGCAGGCCATTGGCAAGCGTATTGCCGAAAAGGCAAAAGCAGCAGGTGTAGAAAAAGTGGCGTTTGATCGCGCCGGTTTTGCGTACCATGGCCGCGTCAAAGCGCTGGCTGATGCGGCTCGCGAAGCCGGTTTGCAGTTCTAA
- the rpsE gene encoding 30S ribosomal protein S5, with translation MAKFQAKSQNDAPDDGLKEKMIAINRVTKVVKGGRILGFAALTVVGDGDGRVGMGKGKSKEVPAAVQKAMEEARRNMTKVSLKNGTLHHNVFGHHGAANVMMAPAPKGTGIIAGGPMRAVFEVMGITDIVAKSHGSSNPYNMVRATMDALKNSTTASDIAAKRGKSVEEIFG, from the coding sequence ATGGCTAAGTTTCAAGCTAAATCGCAAAACGACGCTCCAGACGATGGTCTGAAGGAAAAAATGATCGCGATCAACCGCGTGACCAAAGTGGTGAAGGGCGGCCGTATTCTCGGTTTTGCCGCACTCACCGTGGTCGGTGACGGTGATGGTCGCGTTGGCATGGGCAAGGGCAAGTCGAAAGAAGTGCCTGCAGCCGTGCAAAAGGCCATGGAAGAAGCGCGCCGCAACATGACCAAGGTGTCATTGAAAAACGGCACGCTGCACCACAATGTGTTCGGTCACCACGGTGCAGCCAACGTCATGATGGCGCCGGCTCCCAAGGGTACCGGCATCATTGCTGGCGGTCCGATGCGCGCAGTGTTCGAAGTCATGGGCATCACCGACATCGTGGCCAAAAGCCATGGTTCGAGCAACCCGTACAACATGGTGCGCGCCACCATGGATGCACTGAAAAATTCCACCACGGCTTCCGATATCGCGGCCAAGCGTGGCAAATCAGTCGAAGAAATCTTCGGCTAA
- the rpmD gene encoding 50S ribosomal protein L30: MTKEIKVKVQLVRSPIGTQESHRATVRGLGLRGVNSVSELQDTPAVRGMINKISYLVKVI; encoded by the coding sequence ATGACCAAAGAAATCAAAGTAAAAGTCCAGCTGGTTCGCAGCCCGATTGGCACCCAGGAATCACACCGCGCTACCGTGCGTGGTCTGGGCCTGCGTGGCGTCAACAGCGTCAGCGAATTGCAGGACACGCCCGCAGTGCGCGGCATGATCAACAAGATCAGTTATCTGGTCAAGGTTATCTGA
- the rplO gene encoding 50S ribosomal protein L15 gives MELNTITPGQGAKHAKRRVGRGIGSGLGKTAGRGHKGQKSRSGGYHKVGFEGGQMPMQRRLPKRGFKSHLLKFNAEVTLTALEQLGLAEVDLLTLKQSGLVGQIAKNVKIINTGSLSLAVKLTGISATAGAKTIIEAAGGSIA, from the coding sequence ATGGAATTGAACACAATCACGCCTGGCCAGGGCGCCAAACATGCCAAACGGCGTGTCGGTCGCGGCATCGGCTCTGGCTTGGGCAAAACGGCCGGTCGTGGCCACAAGGGACAAAAATCCCGTTCGGGCGGCTACCACAAGGTAGGCTTCGAAGGCGGTCAAATGCCTATGCAGCGTCGCTTGCCCAAGCGTGGTTTCAAGTCACATCTGCTGAAATTCAATGCCGAGGTCACCCTCACGGCACTGGAACAGCTCGGTCTGGCCGAAGTGGATCTGTTGACCCTGAAGCAGTCTGGCCTTGTGGGTCAGATCGCCAAGAACGTCAAGATCATCAACACCGGATCGCTGTCATTGGCGGTCAAGCTGACGGGTATTTCTGCTACGGCAGGTGCCAAGACCATCATTGAAGCCGCTGGCGGCTCCATCGCTTAA
- the secY gene encoding preprotein translocase subunit SecY has product MATNSAQIAKTGKFGDLRNRLVFLLLALVVYRVGAHIPVPGIDPGQLKELFKGQQGGILNLFNMFSGGALSRFTVFALGIMPYISASIIMQLLTYVVPTFEQMKKEGESGRRKITQYTRYGTLGLALFQSMGIAVALESSPGLVLMPGFGFRMTAVFSLTAGTMFLMWLGEQITERGLGNGISILIFAGIAAGLPSALGGLLELVRTGAMSILIAIVIVAVVVLVTYFVVFVERGQRKILVNYARRQVGNKVYGGQSSHLPLKLNMAGVIPPIFASSIILLPATVVGWFSTGESMRWLKDIASTLTPGQPIYVMLYASAIIFFCFFYTALVFNSRETADNLKKSGAFIPGIRPGDQTARYIDKILVRLTLAGAVYITFVCLLPEFLILKYNVPFYFGGTSLMIIVVVTMDFMAQVQNYMMSQQYESLLKKANFKT; this is encoded by the coding sequence GTGGCAACCAACTCGGCTCAAATTGCAAAAACCGGCAAGTTCGGCGACTTGCGCAACAGGCTTGTGTTTTTGCTGCTGGCGCTGGTCGTGTACCGTGTCGGTGCGCATATTCCAGTTCCAGGCATTGACCCCGGTCAATTGAAGGAGCTGTTCAAGGGCCAGCAGGGCGGCATATTGAACTTGTTCAATATGTTCTCCGGTGGTGCCTTGTCAAGATTCACGGTGTTTGCCTTGGGCATCATGCCCTACATCTCGGCTTCCATCATCATGCAGCTGCTGACTTATGTGGTTCCCACATTCGAGCAGATGAAAAAAGAGGGTGAATCGGGCAGGCGCAAGATCACGCAGTACACACGTTACGGAACGCTAGGGCTTGCCCTGTTCCAGTCGATGGGTATTGCCGTTGCGCTGGAAAGCTCGCCTGGTTTGGTGTTGATGCCTGGTTTCGGGTTCAGGATGACAGCAGTGTTCAGTCTGACAGCGGGAACAATGTTTCTGATGTGGTTGGGCGAGCAGATTACTGAGCGTGGCTTGGGCAACGGTATCTCAATCCTGATTTTTGCAGGTATTGCGGCTGGTTTGCCAAGTGCACTCGGTGGTTTACTGGAACTGGTGCGTACTGGTGCCATGAGCATATTGATTGCCATCGTGATCGTTGCGGTTGTTGTGCTGGTAACGTACTTTGTTGTGTTTGTTGAGCGAGGTCAACGCAAGATTCTTGTGAACTATGCCAGGCGACAAGTTGGTAACAAGGTTTATGGTGGACAGTCATCGCATTTGCCTCTGAAGCTGAACATGGCAGGCGTTATTCCTCCCATTTTTGCTTCCTCGATTATTTTGCTGCCAGCAACGGTGGTGGGGTGGTTTAGCACGGGTGAAAGCATGCGCTGGTTGAAAGACATCGCCAGTACGCTGACGCCGGGTCAGCCGATTTATGTGATGCTGTACGCCAGTGCGATAATCTTTTTCTGTTTCTTTTACACAGCTTTGGTATTTAACAGCCGTGAAACTGCAGACAACCTGAAAAAGAGCGGGGCGTTCATTCCGGGAATTCGTCCAGGTGATCAGACGGCACGCTACATCGACAAGATTCTGGTTCGCCTGACATTGGCAGGCGCGGTTTACATCACCTTCGTATGTTTGCTGCCCGAGTTTTTGATTTTAAAGTACAACGTACCGTTTTATTTTGGTGGAACGTCGTTGATGATTATTGTTGTGGTCACTATGGATTTCATGGCTCAGGTTCAGAACTACATGATGTCGCAGCAGTATGAGTCGTTGCTGAAAAAGGCCAATTTCAAGACGTGA
- the rpmJ gene encoding 50S ribosomal protein L36, producing MRVSASVKKICRNCKIIRRKGVVRVICTDPRHKQRQG from the coding sequence ATGAGAGTTTCAGCTTCGGTCAAGAAAATTTGCCGCAACTGCAAAATCATCCGTCGCAAGGGCGTTGTCCGCGTGATCTGCACAGATCCACGTCACAAACAGCGCCAAGGCTGA
- the rpsM gene encoding 30S ribosomal protein S13, translating into MARIAGINIPPQKHAEIGLTAIFGIGRTRARKICEACEIDYAKKIKDLTDSDLEKIRDHIAQFTIEGDLRRETTMNIKRLMDIGCYRGFRHRRGLPMRGQRTRTNARTRKGPRKAAASLKK; encoded by the coding sequence ATGGCACGTATCGCTGGTATCAACATTCCGCCGCAGAAGCACGCCGAAATCGGCTTGACTGCAATTTTTGGCATTGGTCGCACACGCGCTCGCAAAATTTGCGAAGCCTGTGAAATCGACTATGCCAAGAAAATCAAAGATCTGACCGACAGTGACCTGGAAAAAATCCGGGACCACATCGCTCAGTTCACCATCGAAGGCGATTTGCGTCGTGAAACCACGATGAACATCAAACGCCTGATGGACATCGGCTGCTACCGTGGCTTCCGCCATCGTCGTGGCTTGCCCATGCGTGGCCAACGCACCCGGACGAACGCCCGTACCCGCAAGGGTCCGCGTAAGGCCGCTGCGTCTTTGAAGAAATAA
- the rpsK gene encoding 30S ribosomal protein S11 has product MAKSPNNSAAQRVRKKVRKNVADGIAHVHASFNNTIITITDRQGNALSWASSGGQGFKGSRKSTPFAAQVASEVAGRAAIEQGIKNLDVEIKGPGPGRESSVRALGALGIRINSIADVTPVPHNGCRPQKRRRI; this is encoded by the coding sequence ATGGCAAAATCACCCAATAACAGCGCCGCACAGCGCGTTCGCAAGAAAGTTCGCAAGAACGTGGCCGACGGCATTGCCCACGTCCACGCTTCTTTCAACAATACCATCATCACGATCACCGATCGCCAGGGCAATGCCTTGTCATGGGCGTCATCTGGTGGTCAAGGTTTCAAGGGTTCGCGCAAATCGACGCCTTTTGCCGCACAGGTTGCTTCAGAAGTCGCCGGCCGCGCCGCCATCGAACAAGGCATCAAGAACCTTGATGTCGAAATCAAGGGACCTGGTCCTGGACGTGAATCTTCTGTTCGTGCGCTGGGCGCGCTTGGCATTCGGATTAATTCGATTGCTGACGTAACACCGGTTCCGCACAACGGCTGCCGCCCACAAAAGCGTCGCCGCATTTAA
- the rpsD gene encoding 30S ribosomal protein S4, whose product MARYLGPKAKLSRREGTDLFLKSARRSISDKAKFDSKPGQHGRTSGTRTSDYGLQLREKQKVKRMYGVLEKQFRRYFEEADRRRGNTGANLLSVLESRLDNVVYRMGFGSTRAEARQLVSHKAMTVNGQSVNIPSYMVKAGDVIAVRDKSKKQTRIAEALELAKQVGLPAWVDVNADKGEGTFKKVPDRDEFAADINESLIVELYSR is encoded by the coding sequence GTGGCACGTTACCTCGGCCCCAAGGCCAAACTATCACGCCGTGAAGGCACCGATCTTTTCCTGAAAAGCGCCCGTCGCTCGATCAGCGACAAGGCAAAATTCGACTCCAAGCCAGGTCAGCATGGCCGTACCTCCGGTACGCGCACTTCCGACTACGGTCTGCAACTGCGTGAAAAGCAGAAAGTCAAGCGCATGTATGGCGTTCTTGAAAAGCAGTTCCGCCGCTACTTCGAAGAAGCTGATCGCCGCCGTGGCAACACTGGCGCCAATTTGCTGTCGGTGCTGGAATCGCGTCTGGACAATGTGGTTTACCGGATGGGTTTTGGATCGACACGCGCTGAAGCGCGCCAGTTGGTTTCCCACAAGGCAATGACCGTCAACGGCCAGTCGGTCAATATTCCATCTTACATGGTCAAGGCCGGTGATGTGATTGCCGTTCGCGACAAGTCTAAAAAGCAGACGCGCATTGCTGAAGCGCTCGAACTTGCCAAGCAGGTTGGCCTTCCTGCCTGGGTGGATGTCAATGCTGACAAGGGTGAAGGTACCTTCAAGAAAGTGCCTGATCGTGACGAATTTGCTGCCGACATCAACGAATCGTTGATCGTCGAGTTGTACTCACGTTAA